From Falco cherrug isolate bFalChe1 chromosome 4, bFalChe1.pri, whole genome shotgun sequence, one genomic window encodes:
- the RPN1 gene encoding dolichyl-diphosphooligosaccharide--protein glycosyltransferase subunit 1, whose translation MAGLLCRLLLCLAAAGAAADLLLEEVRRSVDLSTHLAKVSAELSLANAAGGAAASTFLLALEPGLEPRLAYLGVQVKGEEEQENTLEVRETKVKGKSGKFFSVKLPSPLAPGAKVRVSVEMVFTHVLQPYPTHITQSEKQFVVFEGNHYFYSPYFAKTQTTRVKLASRNVESYTKLGNPSRTEDMIEYGPFKDIPPYSQDTLKVHYENNSPFLTITSMTRVIEVSHWGNIAVEETVDLKHTGAVLKGPFSRYDYQRQPDSGISSVKSFKTILPAAAQDVYYRDEIGNISTSHLLVLDDSVEMEIRPRFPLFGGWKTHYIIGYNLPSYEYLYNLGDQYALKMRFVDHVFDEQVTDSLTVKIVLPEGAKNIHVDSPYEINRASDELHYTYLDTFGRPVIVAHKSNLVEQHIQDIVVHYTFNKILMLQEPLLVVGAFYILFFTVIVYVRLDFSITKDPAAEARMKVACITEQVLTLVNKRLGLYRHFDEAVNKYKQSRDISTLNSGKKSLETEHKALTNEIASLQSKLKTEGSDLCDKVSEIQKLDGQVKELVLKSSVEAERLVAGKLKKDTYIENEKMHSNKRQDLVTRIDNILDAL comes from the exons ATGGCGGGGCTGCTGTGCCGCCTGCTCCTCTGCCTggcggccgccggggccgccgccgacctgctgctggaggaggtgcGGCGCTCCGTGGACCTCAGCACCCACCTGGCCAAGGTCTCGGCCGAGCTCAGCCTCGCCAATGCAGCGGGCGGCGCAGCCGCCTCCACTTTCCTGCTGGCGCTGGAGCCCGGCCTGGAGCCCCGCCTGGCCTACCTGGGCGTGCAG GTCAAGGGTGAGGAAGAGCAGGAGAACACCTTGGAAGTGAGAGAGACTAAAGTTAAGGGCAAAAG TGGAAAATTCTTCTCTGTGAAGCTGCCATCTCCTTTGGCACCAGGGGCCAAGGTCCGTGTATCTGTTGAAATGGTTTTCACGCACGTCCTGCAGCCCTACCCCACCCACATCACCCAAAGTGAGAAACAGTTTGTGGTCTTTGAAGGAAATCACTATTTCTACTCACCATACTTCGCCAAGACTCAAACAACCCGGGTCAAACTGGCCTCTAGGAACGTGGAGAGTTACACCAAGCTGGGCAACCCTTCCCGCACTGAAGACATGATTGAATATGGCCCCTTCAAGGATATTCCTCCATACAGCCAG GACACTCTGAAGGTGCACTATGAAAATAACAGTCCATTCCTGACCATCACCAGTATGACCCGAGTCATCGAGGTGTCTCATTGGGGGAACATTGCGGTTGAAGAGACGGTTGATTTAAAGCACACCGGAGCAGTGCTGAAAGGGCCTTTCTCCAGATATGACTACCAGAGACAGCCAGACAGTGGGATCTCTTCTGTCAAGTCTTTTAAG ACcattctcccagctgctgctcaggacgTCTATTATAGAGATGAAATCGGGAACATCTCCACCAGTCACCTCCTTGTCCTGGATGATTCTGTGGAGATGGAGATCCGTCCCCGCTTCCCACTTTTTGGGGGATGGAAAACACATTACATCATTGGCTATAACCTGCCGAGCTACGAATACCTCTACAATCTCG GTGATCAGTATGCCCTGAAAATGAGGTTTGTCGACCATGTGTTCGATGAGCAAGTTACAGACTCTCTGACTGTCAAGATCGTCCTGCCAGAAGGCGCCAA GAATATCCACGTGGACAGCCCCTATGAAATCAATCGTGCTTCAGATGAGCTTCACTACACCTATCTGGACACTTTTGGACGTCCAGTTATTGTGGCACACAAGAGCAACCTGGTGGAACAGCACATCCAAGACATTGTG GTTCATTACACCTTCAACAAAATCTTGATGCTGCAGGAGCCTCTGTTGGTGGTTGGAGCCTTTTATATCTTGTTCTTCACTGTGATCGTCTATGTGAGGCTGGATTTCTCCATCACTAAG GATCCAGCTGCTGAAGCCAGGATGAAGGTTGCCTGCATCACAGAACAAGTGCTTACTCTGGTGAACAAGAGACTTGGACTGTACCGTCACTTTGATGAAGCAGTGAATAAATACAAGCAGTCGCGGGACATCTCCACGCTGAACAGTGGCAAAAAGTCTTTGGAGACAGAGCACAAGGCCCTGACAAATGAGATAGCGTCTCTGCAGTCTAAACTGAAGACAGAAGGCTCAGACTTGTGTGATAAA GTAAGCGAGATTCAGAAGCTCGATGGCCAAGTCAAGGAGCTTGTTCTGAAGTCCTCGGTTGAGGCTGAGCGGCTGGTAGCTGGCAAGCTCAAGAAGGACACGTACATTGAGAATGAGAAGATGCATTCCAACAAGCGCCAGGACCTGGTCACCAGAATCGACAACATCCTTGACGCACTGTAA